A single region of the Plantactinospora soyae genome encodes:
- a CDS encoding eCIS core domain-containing protein encodes MRAHDPPDRDVPTRSTQPTRPGVGSAPPTGSVAAILALQRRAGNAAVTRAIQRLCSEHDTDQRQTHEHGDGQRSGPEPVQRSAVHEVLRAAGRPLDEPTRTDMEARLGADFSDVRLHTDALAQRSAAEVGARAYTSGSHVVIGQSGADRHTLAHELTHVIQQRSGPVADADDGHGLRISDPGDAFERAAEANAHRALSERPTQAHTAPVPAGPPSGTPAVQRVTEDDLHREPPGPSLRLRGPRRSLSGRRITQVEDQLNWRALSESHQQATGQRPDGKERISLDTDLTSLIELSPDETGRNLGFALSTVAEQEANIPRWVGSHRRGPAEMMEQLGRLDPVSRPYWQAQAARDQQLANDAVARAGRYQHESGAENAQALKEATAGRLRGIPMPAIDATDMLLLAGDGLVIGGSHDEEPFFAWATTHMAQLYKNGVRTLYLEVIREDGHQRLVDAYLSSGEMSPELTNFCNTYRRKKSVDLAAFLAAARGTGMRVKGTGGRPARLFGENLHSRAVMLNTYGEQVVRRDRAQSVGQGADPGKYLMQVGTAHASTHTNTEPNPAVAGGVPLPNQFPGINELLDVPAVRLEDSLNDNKMLRPI; translated from the coding sequence ATGCGCGCGCACGATCCGCCGGACCGCGACGTCCCGACCCGCTCTACCCAGCCGACCCGGCCGGGGGTCGGCTCCGCACCGCCGACCGGCTCGGTGGCCGCGATCCTGGCCCTGCAACGCCGGGCCGGCAACGCCGCGGTGACCCGGGCGATCCAGCGGCTGTGCTCCGAACACGACACCGACCAGCGGCAGACCCACGAACACGGCGACGGGCAGCGGTCCGGGCCGGAACCGGTGCAACGATCGGCGGTGCACGAGGTACTGCGCGCCGCCGGGCGACCGCTCGATGAGCCGACCCGGACCGACATGGAGGCCCGGCTGGGTGCCGACTTCTCCGACGTACGACTCCACACCGACGCCCTCGCCCAACGTTCGGCGGCGGAGGTGGGCGCCCGCGCCTACACCTCGGGATCCCACGTCGTCATCGGCCAGAGCGGGGCCGACCGGCACACCCTGGCCCACGAACTCACCCACGTCATCCAGCAGCGCTCCGGCCCGGTCGCCGACGCCGACGACGGCCACGGTCTGCGGATCTCCGACCCGGGCGACGCGTTCGAACGGGCGGCGGAGGCGAACGCGCACCGCGCCCTCAGTGAGCGGCCCACGCAGGCCCACACCGCACCCGTACCGGCCGGGCCGCCGTCGGGCACCCCTGCGGTCCAGCGGGTGACCGAGGACGACCTGCACAGGGAGCCGCCTGGCCCGTCGCTCCGGCTCCGCGGCCCACGCCGGTCGCTCTCCGGCCGACGCATAACCCAGGTGGAGGACCAGCTGAACTGGCGGGCGTTGAGCGAGAGTCATCAGCAGGCCACCGGACAGAGGCCGGACGGGAAGGAACGGATCAGCCTCGACACCGACCTCACCTCGCTGATCGAGTTGAGTCCGGACGAGACTGGGCGCAACCTCGGCTTCGCCCTGAGCACCGTGGCGGAGCAGGAGGCGAATATCCCGCGGTGGGTCGGCAGCCACCGCCGCGGCCCCGCCGAGATGATGGAGCAACTCGGCCGCCTGGATCCGGTGTCCCGCCCGTACTGGCAGGCCCAGGCCGCGCGGGACCAGCAGCTCGCCAACGACGCGGTGGCCCGGGCCGGGCGGTACCAGCATGAGTCCGGTGCCGAGAATGCGCAGGCCCTGAAGGAGGCGACGGCCGGCAGGCTGCGCGGAATTCCGATGCCCGCGATCGACGCCACGGACATGCTCCTGCTGGCCGGCGACGGTCTGGTCATCGGCGGGTCGCACGACGAGGAACCGTTCTTCGCCTGGGCCACCACCCACATGGCGCAGTTGTACAAGAACGGGGTGCGGACCCTCTACCTGGAGGTGATCCGGGAGGACGGGCACCAGCGCCTGGTCGATGCGTACCTGAGCAGCGGCGAGATGAGCCCGGAGCTGACCAACTTCTGCAACACCTACCGGCGGAAAAAGTCGGTGGACCTCGCCGCGTTCCTGGCGGCGGCCCGCGGCACGGGTATGCGGGTCAAGGGTACCGGCGGGCGGCCGGCACGCCTCTTCGGAGAAAACCTCCACAGCCGCGCGGTCATGCTGAACACCTACGGCGAGCAGGTGGTCCGGCGGGACCGGGCGCAGTCGGTCGGCCAGGGTGCGGACCCTGGCAAGTACCTGATGCAGGTCGGTACGGCGCACGCCAGCACGCACACCAACACCGAGCCGAACCCGGCCGTCGCGGGTGGAGTACCCCTGCCCAACCAGTTCCCGGGCATCAACGAGTTGCTCGACGTCCCCGCCGTACGCCTCGAAGACAGCCTCAACGACAACAAGATGCTCCGCCCCATCTGA
- a CDS encoding ATP-binding protein: MSGQPAAVHLLGRLGLVAARVRRLVADRRRDDPDPDDAFRGLYVSAADAERLAAPPAGTAGTAGPAGTAGTAGTAEPDLADAQALAVLEAAADRAATDGADLRLRRLAHDFGLTGLDLEFLLVALLPDVEARYERLYGYLNDDVSRRRATIGLALELCGIPASAITGRSRFAGSGPLVGGGLLLVEQPDQPYLSRSLRVPDRVAAHLLGDDTVDARLAEVAWPAEDGAAVQGDASARDELAGRLGSALRAGVRLGYLRERPGAAAADLAVAALVRAGRSVLRLDLDTLAADPAPGDLLAATVREARLRGAGLVAGPVQALDPAAQPTHARLLRRVADQPVPVLLTGTVEWDPHWSRQAPLLVTAAPLDEQGRARLWRTAGGARTADRPAGWTDGVDSARELAPYLLGPDQVRRAAQAADQLALFAGADRVDADHLRAGVRGQNAAGLARLARRIEPAVGWADLVLVDPILDQLRELALRVRYRDRVLGRWRMRPGGGRGRGVLALFAGDSGTGKTMSAEVIATDLGLDLYVVDLSTVVDKYVGQTEKNLERIFTEAADVNGLLLFDEADAIFGKRSEVKDAHDRYANLESAYLLQRMESFDGVAVLTTNLRANLDEAFTRRLDLIVDFAMPDVAQRRALWDRCLGTELPRDEDLDLDFCARSFELTGGSIRACVVTAAYLAAGAGRPVRMSDLVGAVQREYRKLGRLLLESEFGEHRPRGEPARVH, encoded by the coding sequence ATGAGCGGCCAGCCAGCAGCCGTCCACCTGCTGGGCCGACTCGGTCTGGTCGCCGCGCGGGTACGTCGGCTGGTCGCCGACCGCCGCCGGGACGATCCCGATCCGGACGACGCCTTCCGGGGGCTGTACGTGTCGGCGGCCGATGCCGAACGCCTGGCAGCCCCACCAGCCGGAACAGCCGGAACAGCAGGGCCAGCCGGAACAGCCGGAACAGCCGGAACAGCCGAACCGGATCTGGCCGACGCCCAGGCGCTGGCCGTGCTGGAGGCGGCTGCGGACCGGGCCGCCACGGACGGGGCCGACCTGCGGCTGCGCCGGCTGGCGCACGACTTCGGGCTGACCGGGCTGGACCTGGAGTTCCTGCTCGTCGCGCTGCTGCCCGACGTCGAGGCCCGGTACGAGCGGCTCTACGGCTATCTCAACGACGACGTCAGCCGGCGCCGGGCGACCATCGGGTTGGCCCTGGAGCTGTGCGGGATCCCCGCCTCGGCAATCACCGGACGGTCCCGGTTCGCCGGCTCCGGGCCCCTGGTCGGCGGCGGTCTGCTGCTGGTCGAGCAGCCGGACCAGCCGTACCTGTCCCGGTCGTTGCGGGTGCCCGATCGGGTGGCCGCGCACCTGCTCGGCGACGACACGGTCGACGCCCGGCTGGCCGAGGTGGCCTGGCCGGCGGAGGACGGCGCGGCCGTACAGGGCGACGCGTCGGCGCGGGACGAGCTGGCGGGCCGGCTCGGCTCCGCGCTGCGCGCCGGGGTACGCCTGGGCTACCTGCGGGAGCGCCCCGGCGCCGCCGCCGCCGACCTGGCCGTCGCGGCGCTGGTCCGGGCCGGCCGGTCGGTGCTCCGGCTCGACCTGGACACACTGGCCGCCGACCCGGCCCCCGGCGACCTGCTCGCCGCGACGGTCCGGGAGGCGCGGCTGCGCGGTGCCGGGCTGGTCGCCGGCCCGGTCCAGGCACTCGACCCGGCCGCGCAGCCGACACACGCCCGGCTGCTGCGCCGGGTCGCCGACCAGCCGGTGCCGGTGCTGCTGACCGGGACGGTCGAGTGGGATCCACACTGGAGCCGGCAGGCGCCGCTGCTGGTCACCGCCGCGCCACTGGACGAACAGGGCCGGGCCCGGCTGTGGCGTACGGCCGGCGGGGCACGGACCGCGGACCGGCCGGCCGGCTGGACCGACGGGGTGGACTCGGCGCGCGAGCTGGCGCCGTACCTGCTCGGCCCGGACCAGGTACGGCGGGCCGCGCAGGCCGCCGACCAGCTGGCGCTCTTCGCTGGCGCGGACCGGGTCGACGCCGACCATCTGCGCGCCGGGGTACGCGGGCAGAACGCCGCCGGCCTCGCCCGGCTGGCCCGACGGATCGAACCCGCCGTCGGCTGGGCCGACCTGGTGCTCGTCGACCCGATCCTCGACCAGTTGCGGGAACTGGCCCTGCGGGTGCGGTACCGGGACCGGGTGCTGGGCCGGTGGCGGATGCGTCCCGGTGGCGGCCGGGGCCGGGGCGTGCTGGCGCTCTTCGCCGGCGACTCGGGTACCGGCAAGACCATGTCGGCGGAGGTGATCGCCACCGACCTCGGCCTGGACCTGTACGTCGTGGACCTCTCCACCGTGGTGGACAAGTACGTCGGCCAGACGGAGAAGAACCTGGAACGGATCTTCACCGAGGCGGCCGACGTCAACGGCCTGCTGCTCTTCGACGAGGCGGACGCGATCTTCGGCAAACGGTCGGAGGTGAAGGACGCCCACGACCGCTACGCCAACCTGGAGAGCGCCTACCTGCTGCAACGGATGGAGTCCTTCGACGGGGTCGCGGTGCTCACCACGAACCTGCGGGCCAACCTGGACGAGGCGTTCACCCGGCGGCTCGACCTGATCGTCGACTTCGCGATGCCGGACGTGGCGCAGCGGCGCGCGCTCTGGGACCGCTGCCTCGGCACCGAACTGCCCCGGGACGAGGACCTGGACCTCGACTTCTGCGCCCGCAGCTTCGAGCTGACCGGCGGCAGTATCCGGGCCTGCGTGGTCACCGCCGCGTACCTGGCGGCGGGGGCCGGCCGGCCGGTACGGATGTCCGACCTGGTCGGCGCGGTGCAACGGGAGTACCGCAAGCTCGGCCGACTGCTCCTGGAGAGCGAGTTCGGCGAGCACCGACCGCGCGGGGAGCCCGCGCGGGTCCACTGA
- a CDS encoding DUF4255 domain-containing protein, with amino-acid sequence MIHEVDEGLRGLVAEEALAGTGVDVSFEAPTRDWAARRNAPTVNLFLYDIREDRSRHFQGRIAELDAAGRTVAWHDAPHFFALSYLVTAWTNRPTDEHRLLSALLAELVRYDELPTERMTGSLAALRLAVPMAVAAPPGEGRALADVWTALGGELKPSLDLVVVAPVATRRTVAAPPVLERTVRVSDTAGVLASHRTRTGRGNRRDGAPDGAARAGSDRRPGPDDRERRSATPDQPR; translated from the coding sequence GTGATACACGAGGTCGACGAGGGACTGCGCGGGCTGGTCGCGGAGGAGGCGCTGGCGGGTACCGGAGTGGACGTGTCGTTCGAGGCGCCCACCCGGGACTGGGCGGCCCGCCGCAACGCGCCGACGGTGAACCTGTTCCTCTACGACATCCGGGAGGACCGGTCCCGGCACTTCCAGGGCCGGATCGCCGAACTCGACGCGGCGGGCCGGACGGTGGCCTGGCACGACGCGCCGCACTTCTTCGCACTGTCCTATCTGGTCACCGCGTGGACCAATCGGCCCACCGACGAGCATCGACTGCTCTCCGCCCTGCTCGCCGAGCTGGTCCGGTACGACGAGCTGCCGACCGAACGGATGACCGGCTCGCTGGCCGCGCTGCGCCTGGCGGTGCCGATGGCGGTCGCCGCACCGCCCGGCGAGGGACGGGCCCTCGCCGACGTGTGGACCGCGCTCGGCGGGGAGCTCAAGCCGTCGTTGGACCTGGTGGTCGTCGCGCCGGTCGCGACGCGCCGGACGGTGGCCGCTCCCCCGGTGCTGGAGCGGACCGTCCGGGTCAGCGACACCGCCGGGGTCCTGGCGAGCCACCGGACCCGGACCGGAAGAGGGAACCGCCGGGACGGCGCGCCGGACGGGGCGGCGCGGGCCGGATCCGACCGGCGACCCGGACCGGACGACCGGGAGCGGCGGTCGGCCACGCCGGACCAGCCCCGATGA